AAATCAATGCCGCTGTACACCGTTTGGCACGCATCTTCATGGACAAGACCGAGTCCGATGGCTTCCATCCGGTTCCGCTCGCTGACCGTGATATAGAAATCTCCCATTTCTCTGCAAGCGCGCTCTATGTTAATAAAAAGATTGCGCTTCCAGGGAGACATGAAATCATGAAAAGAAAAAGAGTGAATCGTATGCACCGTGACGGGCACATGCGCCATCCGCGCGGCAAATCGGCCGAGGATTCCGGCCTTTGAACTGTGAGTATGCACTATATCGTAACGCTCTTTACGAATCAGACTCAAAATATCACGAAAAGCCTTCAAATCGCAAACAGGATGGATCGGATTCACAAGATTTGGAACCGAATGGAAACAATCGGCATACTCTCGGCCCAGCTTGCTCCATACACCCTCTGGGTTTGATGCCAGGTGGACTGTATATCGACTTCGATCATGCTTTTTAACAGTCTGGAGGGTGTTATCCTGTGCACCTCCAACGATCATACGAGTAATTAAATGTAAAACCTTTACTTTCCGGACAGACAAGGGAATGGAGCCTCCTGGTAATATTCGCTACAGAGACGTAAAGGGCACAGAACAACAGGCCTCGATATCGAAGCCTGTCTTAAAAACATAACCTCAAAGCCACTCTCTGCGCACTCGGTGCTTCCATGGTGAACAATTGCGCATCCTGAATATCATGGATAGAAAACGTTAATTGAAGTATCCCAAAGACTCCAAACGCTTTTTTATTTCGTCCGACATGTGAGCTTCTTCCCTCAAGGCACCTTCTCCCTCCCGAACCTCTTTCCATTTCCGGGCTTTTTCCTTCAACTCTCGATACACATCCGGCTCGGATTCCAACAAGTTATGAATCTCATGAGGATCTTGCGAAACAGCATAGAGCTCATCCCGCCCATCAGAGGCCATGATCAGTTTCCAGTCCTTGGTGCGAATGGAAAAAAGGCTTCTGTCATATTTCTTGAAATCTCCGTTGGGATAGCGCCTGAAGATCGCCTCCATCGTCGGCTGAGGCCCCAGATATTCAGAAACGGCAAAACGATCGCTTTCCTCATGGAGGAGACTCACCCCCTGAGTTTCCTGTTTCCACTCATCGGTTTTCAGAATCTCCTGAATAGTGGGGAAGAGATCCAGCGTCTGCACGATACGATCTGACCGTTTCGCACGTTCAAAGGCTTCCGGGTATCGAATGATCAGGGGTACTTTCAGGAGCGTATCGTAGAGACAATACTGATGGTCCATAAGATTGTGTTCAACAAGATTTTCCCCATGATCACTGGTGAGAATCAACATCGTATTGTCAAGAAGGCCATTTTGTTTGAGGAACTCATAGACTTCACCAATTCGGTGATCCAGATACGCAAGCTCTCCATCATACAAGGCTGTAAGCACCTCCCGATCCCGGCTTCCCATGGGAACAAGCCCCCCCATATACGCCCATGCATCCTGGTTGACAGTTCCGGCTTCCTGTAAAGAAGCGTCTGCGGGCAAAAACTTGCCAAAATAGGGTTCGGGGGCTTTATAAATCAAGTGAGATTCGAGGTAGTTCACAAAAAGGAAAAAAGGTTGTGATCCCTTGAGCCCCCCTCCCATGTAGCTTTTCAAAAGACGATTGATTCTTCTCGCTCCATAGTCATACCTTCGCCAGAAGAACTTACCGTAAATACCGTTTATGATATTCGTAATCGGGTCGCCGCGAAGAAAAAGTTTAGCGGCATTCATGTATTTGTCCGCCCCCTTCGCTGACGGTGCGGCTAAATCGGTGTCGCACTGAACCAATTGCCAGAGGTTGATAAACTCATCAAACCCCTTGTCGAAACCAAAACTTTTGCTTATCCAGCTGTTATTGGAGATAGCGATGGTTTTATATCCATTTTCCTTGAGATATTGAGGCAAAGTATAGATGCCGGTATCAAGAAATTTATGTCTCTCATGGCATCCATGGTCTGACGGGCACAGTCCCGTAAAGATGGATGCATGAGACGGCAAAGTCCATGGGGAAGAAGAAATAGCATTTTCAAACAGGATTCCCTCGTTCGCTATGCGATCAATGTTGGGAGTCGTTCGCTTCCCGTACCCATAGCAGGAAAAATTGTGAGCACGTGCCGTATCCAAAACAATGAAAACAATATTGGGGCCCTTAAGCATTCAATTGCCTCCGTATAGGTATATTCACGTAAGAATGCCTCGTGATGTAAATCATAGCAGGAAAAAGGAGAAAAATATCTATAGCGGTAAACAACATAAAATGTGAGATGTTTCCACCTATAAGGTTTGGAAGATAAACAAAGAAAAGGGAATATAAGATGACTGCACAAGGATTTGTGCGATCGCGATCCATATAATCTTGAAATATCCTAATAAAAACTCCAAGGATAAACATTCCATAACCAATTCCAACGATATGGAAATTTAAAAAAAGCTCTCCAATGAGCGTTATAGGGATACCTGACCCTTGAGCAAGCACACTTGGGAAAAAGGTTTGCATAAAAAGTGTACCTCCCCCTATCAACTTTAGGCCAAAAGCTTTTGGCCAATCAGCAGGGAGAAATTTAAAAGGAATACTTAAGAATGTTTTGCCGTATTGAAAATCGAGTTGATCTTTCATTCCTTTAATTACGAGGATGAAATTGTCGACACGATCTAAGTTCCTTTTAAGCATGAAATCAAGCAAAAAGTTTTTTGAAGCTTCAATATTTTGTGCGGAGGTAATTTGTTGAAATAAAAAATGATAGGCAAGATCAAACAAAATACTAACTACTCCCAAAAAGCATATTATGTAAAAAATAATTTGTTTGATTTCTATTCTTTTCTTTAAATAATTATAAATAATTAAACACATAAGAACCGGATATACGAGGCGCCCTCTTCCACCAAGCTTAAGCATAAGAATGGTATATACTGGAAGATATATCCAGAAAGATCTTTTTAAAAGTTTATTATTTAAGACTATACTACCAGTAAATAATAGAATAAGACATATACGCAGAGAAAGAATTCCTAGAAAAGCATATTTGTTTTCATCTTCAACCAATTGCGAGCGTGGTCCAGTCGGCTCTGCAGAGTGCATAAGAATGATATAAGAAATTAGGCCAGAAAACAGGCAAAGCCAAAGTACAATAATCAGTCGCCTACGATCCCATTTTTTGGGGAGAATCGGTAAGCTGTTTGCAATCCAAGCTCCCAAAGAAGATCGATATCCAATAAAAGCGAAGATCACGGCAACAATGACAAACGAGAGTGCTTTGGAGAGCAAATCACCTTTCTGAGAAAGAGTTGCCGAAAAGTCAGCAATATCATAATGAAGATAGAATATTATAAATAATGGTTTGGCTACGTAAAAAGTAAAAATAACTAATAAAAACATGTTAAATATAGATAAATAATTAAAGTTACTATCTATATAGATTAAATTATAGAGAAACAGCACAAATAAAATAATGATCAAAAAAATAACGATAACTATAGGAGTATCAAAACTCCATGAAGAGGAAAAACTTGCTACAAAACCGCTCAAAATGAACGCGGGAACAATAATTATCAAAAATTGTTCTCGTAAAAAAAACAATAATTTTTGTAAGTTTTTCATCATAAGTTAATTTCAATCTAGTAGACCAAAACTACTTCGTATGACTTTGCCTTAATTGAAACGGGAAGACTCGAATTGCTTAACATCCCGTGCTTTCCTGAAACAGTGTCATACTGAAATTTTCTGGCTTGGACTCCAAGAACGCCCAGATCGAACTTCACATTTATAGTTTCGTCATTGTCGCTCATGTTCATTATAAACAGCAGCATACTTCCATCGGGTTTCTTATAGAAGGATACTTTAGCTTTATCCGGTTGCTCAATACTGACGCCCGGTTGAGTTCCCCAATAAGGGTAGAAGACAGAACCGTCCAACCCAAAGTCCTTACGCATTTTCCAGACCTTATAATGCTCCAAAGCATTAGGGTCCTTTTTGTCTGCAAAATCCAACCAATTGAATCGCGGCATCACCCCATGAAGGAGTGCAAGCGCTGCCGTTTCATTAGCTGATACTGGGCTCTTGTCGGCTTTGGTCATATAAATGGTCGGTATGCCATACTGGTATCCCATATAAGAAGCTCTGAACTCATCCAAGGAGACCCCGCCTAAAGGAAGAGAAGCTAGCCATCCAAAATAACCTTTCCTGTACCTCCTGAGCGTTGCCTCTCCAGCCCAGCGGAAATCACAAAAAGATAGTGAAGGCACGAAAGGCGACCCTACGTGGGCAAGAATAATACCGTCTCTCTTTGGACTCATATGAAAAAGATGATATAAGCGACGCAAAAGGTCTCTCGTTTCAGCAATTGGATAGGTAGGATGATTATTTCCATCAGAATCGGTGACTCCATGTCCGTGTCTTTTGTTCTCACAAGGGAAAATCATTCCAGTTCCATCGAGCATGACTCCATCGATGTCATATTCGCGAATCATCTGTTGAATATTATAAACTAGAAAGTCAGAAAAAAATCTATTTGCATCGACCAGCACTGATCGTGCAGGAGGTGCATCTCGCTTTTTTGAATCCCTTTTAGGCTCAATAACCATTTTTTCCCCGTAATTTGGCCATTCGGGAGCAGCCATGGAGAGCATGTTTCCAATATAAACGATGACTTTCAGGTTTCTATTATGTGCTTCTTGGATAAAGCGCTTCAAAGGCTTGGCGTTCCTATTCTCGAACGTTCCAGGATAACCTTGCAGTTCGGTCCACATCTGATGAATCACAATTATCTTCAACCCCTTCTGAACAGCTTTATCCAAATCATCAGGGCTCAGCCATCTCAAAGCCATTGCTGCGGAAGCTGCTTGTGCCGTACTGAATGTACTATACTGTTGAAAAGAGGGGAATGGTTTTACCGGGGTTGCAATCACTCCAAACTTAAAAGTGATCTCTTTTTGGGGACTATAGTTTTTGCCAATAATATGAACAAATAGTGAAACCGTATCACCACTGCGTTTGATTTCGATGACTCGATCCCTATTAGAGATGGACCATCCCTCCATGCTTTCAGAAAACCATTGAATTCCAACACTTTCATTGCCTAACCATATAGCTGGAGAAAAAGGTCCAAACCATCCTTCATCAGGGAGAGCACCACCTTTAAAGTCAGTCTCTTTATTAATGCTGTTAATATCATAAGGAGGTTTTTCGAGATAATGATGTGTAAAAAGAGAAACAAATTCTTTTTTTAGAGGTATTTCAATATGGCAGTCATTTATTGTCAAATTTGCGATTGGAGTAATCGTAAAATCAACTTGCGTGAAACCATCATACTCTATATTAGTTCTAGTTATTGTTTTAAAGCTTTTGCTATTATACTCTGACTTAACAATGACTTTATTGTTTTTTATGGTTTCAAACTGAAACTTTGCTGGTGAAAAATCAACCCATTCATTATTGACCTTTAATTTTATTTTTATTGGATCTTGAAGTATTTTATTCCCATTAATAGAAATATTTGACATTAAAGCTTCATTTGAAATCTCATAATCACGCCCAGTTAGTTTTACAATATTCTTATTGATTTCTATCTTTTGCCATGGATCAAGAACATCGTCTGTCATTGCTATATTATTGTCAATCCATACCGGATTATCTAATCCCAAAACATTATTCGAAGATATAAAAAGTAACGAAATTATTAACCAAACAATATAATTTTTCATATACTTATCTTTTTCATATAATAATATTTAGTATCTTTTTTATGACAAATCTTCTCTTGATCACGGAGATGCCACAAAAAAGGAAAATAGCCAATTTTTAAAATTTCCTTATTCTCTGCAACTCTCTCCAGGAATCCTGACTTTAGCCCGTTTTTCTTGCAAAATAGGTAATAAAGGGATTTAATTTCGGAAACAATTTGAACATGGACGCAGGTATGCGAGATAATCTATACCTTCCTCTAAAGATAAGTTTTTCAACATTGAACCCTACTTTATTGAGAAACTTAACCACCTCATCGCTCGTATATTCTCGAACATGCCCCATGTGACCGAGTTTATCTAACTTTTCATACTCCTCAAAAATATCTCCAGAGCTTGAAAAAGCCTGATTCTTAAATAAAAAATTAATTATTCCTTTTAACGACCTAAGATTGGGGGTTGATAAGAGAAGTATGCCTGATGGTTTTAAAACCCTTAGAACTTCAGACATTGTGAAGATTGGATTTATGCGCAAGTGCTCGAAAAGTTCATTGAAAACAGATAAATCATATGAGTTGTCTTCGATAGGTAAACGCTGTCTTTCAATATCACATTTAATTATATTAATATTTAAAGATTTAATAGTAGAATTAAATCGTTCTGGAGCAATATCAATACCTGTAACTTGATAACCTGTTTTTACTAACGCATTCGTTAGTAATAATGGAACTGATCCAAATTCTAAAATGTTTTTATCAATATCAATATTATTTTTTATGATGTCGAGATCAAATGCAATTCTAGTTTTCTGATTTTGGACGTATGAATTAAGCCAGCTATAAAGAATAGCCTTTTCTGGTTTAATGTCAATGATACTATTCTCAATAAGTTGAATAGATGCTATTTTCGGCTTAAATGCTTCACATTCAATTATCAAGTCATTCCCCCCCAATATAATCTTTATCCATTCATCACAGAGATCGCAAAAAATAAAGAAAATTCAAAAATCGGCTGCTTTCCCCTTTCTGCGCATCTGTATAATTTATGGATATGCAAAGGCGTGAATGGCTATTGTTTTATTTCTCCATATAAATATTCAAAATCGCATGCCATGGATATCGTGACCTCCTCGGCCTGTCGCTTGAAGACTGCACAGTCTGTGGTCCCCTGGGCATTATGTCCTCTGTCGAAGAAAAATCTTATCTTTCAAAAAGCAAATGATACCCTTCACATTGCCAATAGCCAATCCATATCTTCGTTTACCCATCATGCCAAGCACATATCCCACCATTGCCCAGATGAAGCACGTAAGATTCTTGGCATTTACTTCACCATGTTCGTCGAATATCCGGCATCGATTGTAGGTTTGTTTAAAACCGGTATCCATCAACCCTTCACGTCCTGCAGGTGAATGGAAATGATAAAGCTTGGCCGCAGGCGTGATAAGCAATTTATATTTCCTAGAAACCCTCCACCCAAATTCGACATCTTCGAGTGCAGTTCGTCCCCCTTGGGATTCGCGAAAAGCAAATTCCTGTAAAACCCGTTTTCGAAAACAAGAAGTACCGCAACTCACCCAATCAACAAAAGTTTCTCGGTTCAGACCATCGAAGCCCGTTTGAAACGCCCAGGGTAAAATGCGCCCATGCTGTCCATTATCCTGAAGAAAAAATCTTCTGAGTGCCTTTTCGAAAAGAGTCTTATGATGGCGATTTATTACAACACCACAGACTATACCTATTTCGCCATTTTCATCTCTGTTAAATACAGCCATAACCGCATCAAGGAAATTTTCTGTAAGGACTGTATCATCATCTAAAATCAGAATGAAGTCACAAGACGCTAATGTTTTTGTAAGATTTTTGGATGCCGCAGTACTTGGCCGATCTTTTTTAAAATATTTGAAATTTGTATGAGCTTCAACGAGTTCTCTGAAAGGTCTCTCGTTCAAATGGCCGTCATCAATCACGATGATTTCTTCAGGCAAAGA
This region of Desulforhabdus amnigena genomic DNA includes:
- a CDS encoding sulfatase, with the translated sequence MLKGPNIVFIVLDTARAHNFSCYGYGKRTTPNIDRIANEGILFENAISSSPWTLPSHASIFTGLCPSDHGCHERHKFLDTGIYTLPQYLKENGYKTIAISNNSWISKSFGFDKGFDEFINLWQLVQCDTDLAAPSAKGADKYMNAAKLFLRGDPITNIINGIYGKFFWRRYDYGARRINRLLKSYMGGGLKGSQPFFLFVNYLESHLIYKAPEPYFGKFLPADASLQEAGTVNQDAWAYMGGLVPMGSRDREVLTALYDGELAYLDHRIGEVYEFLKQNGLLDNTMLILTSDHGENLVEHNLMDHQYCLYDTLLKVPLIIRYPEAFERAKRSDRIVQTLDLFPTIQEILKTDEWKQETQGVSLLHEESDRFAVSEYLGPQPTMEAIFRRYPNGDFKKYDRSLFSIRTKDWKLIMASDGRDELYAVSQDPHEIHNLLESEPDVYRELKEKARKWKEVREGEGALREEAHMSDEIKKRLESLGYFN
- a CDS encoding O-antigen polymerase: MMKNLQKLLFFLREQFLIIIVPAFILSGFVASFSSSWSFDTPIVIVIFLIIILFVLFLYNLIYIDSNFNYLSIFNMFLLVIFTFYVAKPLFIIFYLHYDIADFSATLSQKGDLLSKALSFVIVAVIFAFIGYRSSLGAWIANSLPILPKKWDRRRLIIVLWLCLFSGLISYIILMHSAEPTGPRSQLVEDENKYAFLGILSLRICLILLFTGSIVLNNKLLKRSFWIYLPVYTILMLKLGGRGRLVYPVLMCLIIYNYLKKRIEIKQIIFYIICFLGVVSILFDLAYHFLFQQITSAQNIEASKNFLLDFMLKRNLDRVDNFILVIKGMKDQLDFQYGKTFLSIPFKFLPADWPKAFGLKLIGGGTLFMQTFFPSVLAQGSGIPITLIGELFLNFHIVGIGYGMFILGVFIRIFQDYMDRDRTNPCAVILYSLFFVYLPNLIGGNISHFMLFTAIDIFLLFPAMIYITRHSYVNIPIRRQLNA
- a CDS encoding glycoside hydrolase domain-containing protein, translated to MKNYIVWLIISLLFISSNNVLGLDNPVWIDNNIAMTDDVLDPWQKIEINKNIVKLTGRDYEISNEALMSNISINGNKILQDPIKIKLKVNNEWVDFSPAKFQFETIKNNKVIVKSEYNSKSFKTITRTNIEYDGFTQVDFTITPIANLTINDCHIEIPLKKEFVSLFTHHYLEKPPYDINSINKETDFKGGALPDEGWFGPFSPAIWLGNESVGIQWFSESMEGWSISNRDRVIEIKRSGDTVSLFVHIIGKNYSPQKEITFKFGVIATPVKPFPSFQQYSTFSTAQAASAAMALRWLSPDDLDKAVQKGLKIIVIHQMWTELQGYPGTFENRNAKPLKRFIQEAHNRNLKVIVYIGNMLSMAAPEWPNYGEKMVIEPKRDSKKRDAPPARSVLVDANRFFSDFLVYNIQQMIREYDIDGVMLDGTGMIFPCENKRHGHGVTDSDGNNHPTYPIAETRDLLRRLYHLFHMSPKRDGIILAHVGSPFVPSLSFCDFRWAGEATLRRYRKGYFGWLASLPLGGVSLDEFRASYMGYQYGIPTIYMTKADKSPVSANETAALALLHGVMPRFNWLDFADKKDPNALEHYKVWKMRKDFGLDGSVFYPYWGTQPGVSIEQPDKAKVSFYKKPDGSMLLFIMNMSDNDETINVKFDLGVLGVQARKFQYDTVSGKHGMLSNSSLPVSIKAKSYEVVLVY
- a CDS encoding class I SAM-dependent methyltransferase; the encoded protein is MIIECEAFKPKIASIQLIENSIIDIKPEKAILYSWLNSYVQNQKTRIAFDLDIIKNNIDIDKNILEFGSVPLLLTNALVKTGYQVTGIDIAPERFNSTIKSLNINIIKCDIERQRLPIEDNSYDLSVFNELFEHLRINPIFTMSEVLRVLKPSGILLLSTPNLRSLKGIINFLFKNQAFSSSGDIFEEYEKLDKLGHMGHVREYTSDEVVKFLNKVGFNVEKLIFRGRYRLSRIPASMFKLFPKLNPFITYFARKTG
- a CDS encoding glycosyltransferase family 2 protein; translation: MMSRVNRPRVPVSVCIPTKDRPDDLRRCIESILSQASLPEEIIVIDDGHLNERPFRELVEAHTNFKYFKKDRPSTAASKNLTKTLASCDFILILDDDTVLTENFLDAVMAVFNRDENGEIGIVCGVVINRHHKTLFEKALRRFFLQDNGQHGRILPWAFQTGFDGLNRETFVDWVSCGTSCFRKRVLQEFAFRESQGGRTALEDVEFGWRVSRKYKLLITPAAKLYHFHSPAGREGLMDTGFKQTYNRCRIFDEHGEVNAKNLTCFIWAMVGYVLGMMGKRRYGLAIGNVKGIICFLKDKIFLRQRT